One window of Elaeis guineensis isolate ETL-2024a chromosome 11, EG11, whole genome shotgun sequence genomic DNA carries:
- the LOC105053709 gene encoding psbQ-like protein 3, chloroplastic: protein MASPMALQLCSTIPSPSLSSPQRRCSRPGHTTQDLQRQLNRRRLTAAAALTTAFLVKEAFSNSNNASSFEFRFTVPDQTLEEADAGVKVHARDLLQIKDFIDSKSWKEAQLALRQRSPYLKQDLYTIIQAKPGSQRLQLRKLYSNLFNNVSRLDYAARDRDARVVQECYMNIVTTLDEIFSII, encoded by the exons ATGGCATCTCCAATGGCACTGCAGCTCTGCTCCACAATCCCCTCCCCAAGCTTATCCAGCCCTCAGAGGAGGTGCTCCAGACCAGGGCACACTACCCAAGATCTCCAGAGGCAACTCAATAGAAGAAGATTAACAGCAGCAGCAGCTCTGACGACAGCTTTCCTAGTTAAGGAAGCCTTCTCAAATTCCAACAATGCTTCATCTTTTGAATTTAGATTCACAGTTCCAGACCAGACACTTGAAGAGGCGGATGCTGGGGTAAAGGTCCATGCACGGGACCTCCTGCAGATAAAAGATTTTATAGATTCAAAGTCATGGAAGGAAGCGCAGCTTGCGCTCAGGCAGAGATCTCCATATCTGAAACAAGACCTTTACACCATCATTCAAGCGAAACCGGGAAGCCAGAGGCTGCAGCTAAGAAAGCTGTACTCCAATCTCTTCAACAATGTTTCTAGG CTGGATTATGCAGCAAGAGACCGGGATGCGCGTGTAGTGCAAGAATGTTATATGAACATTGTCACCACTCTAGATGAGATTTTTTCGATAATCTAA